Proteins encoded within one genomic window of Natator depressus isolate rNatDep1 chromosome 1, rNatDep2.hap1, whole genome shotgun sequence:
- the LOC141984815 gene encoding taste receptor type 2 member 40-like, producing MRVPIIAVIIAVIEISTGLVGNGFIVVINGMDWMKSRKLSSCDMILSCLSMSRIIMQGAAVVSHSYSFFCTETRTLDNLFITFRIIQMFASITTGWFVSCLSVFCCLKIASFTQRLFLRMKQRISGMVPQLLLGSLLLALLTCIPSIWANYDFYLSPEVGSIVVTLYPSGHSIILILINPKLKQASVKILHHVKQHWSQRTY from the exons ATGCGAGTTCCTATCATTGCTGTAATCATTGCAGTTATTGAGATCAGCACAGGACTAGTGGGAAATGGATTCATTGTAGTCATTAATGGCATGGATTGGATGAAAAGCAGAAAACTGTCCTCGTGTGACATGATCTTGAGCTGCCTGAGCATGTCCAGAATTATCATGCAGGGGGCAGCTGTAGTGAGTCACTCTTATTCGTTCTTCTGTACAGAGACCAGAACATTGGACAATTTATTTATTACATTCAGAATCATACAGATGTTTGCAAGCATTACCACTGGTTGGTTTGTCAGCTGTCTCAGTGTTTTCTGCTGCTTGAAGATCGCTAGTTTTACCCAACGCCTTTTCCTTCGAATGAAGCAGAGAATCTCTGGAATGGTTCCACAGCTGCTCCTGGGATCACTGCTGCTCGCCTTGCTCACCTGCATCCCTTCAATCTGGGCTAATTACGATTTTTACCTTT CACCTGAAGTAGGTTCCATTGTGGTTACTTTGTATCCTTCAGGGCACTCCATTATCCTGATTCTAATTAATCCTAAACTGAAGCAGGCATCGGTGAAGATTCTGCATCATGTCAAGCAGCATTGGAGTCAACGAACTTATTAA